In a genomic window of Cuculus canorus isolate bCucCan1 chromosome 4, bCucCan1.pri, whole genome shotgun sequence:
- the TMEM144 gene encoding transmembrane protein 144 translates to MSIEKTYSTFNISNGTDLAIGFTSSAVAVLLFGTNFVPVKKFDTGDGMFFQWILCASIWIISLVVNLIQNCPRFWPLAMVGGFLWATGNVTVVPIVKTIGLALGLLIWASFNLLTGWASSRFGWFGIDPEEVSRPILNYIGAGLSLLSAVIFLAIKPEVQRSSSSLESTPLLRESSINVSEDTSDDLWVNRLAPAKKRLIGCSLAVVAGILYGSSFVPVLYIKDHGRANETIYTGASQFDLDYVFAHFSGIFLTSTVYFLIYCAVRKNKPNVYPQAILPGFVSGVLWAIANCCWFIANHYLSAVVSFPIITAGPGLVAAMWGVLVFKEIKGLRNYALLSVAFCIILAGSLSTAFSKV, encoded by the exons ATGAGCATCGAGAAAACATACAGTACCTTTAACATCAGCAATGGAACAGATCTAGCTATTGGCTTTACCTCTTCCGCAGTAGCTGTCCTTCTGTTTGGAACGAACTTTGTGCCTGTTAAGAAATTTGATACTGGTGATG GCATGTTCTTCCAATGGATTCTCTGCGCCTCCATATGGATAATTTCTTTGGTGGTCAATTTAATTCAAAATTGCCCCCGATTTTGGCCTCTGGCTATGGTTGGGGGTTTCTTGTGGGCTACAG gCAATGTTACAGTTGTCCCTATTGTTAAAACCATTGGCTTAGCTCTTGGTCTTTTGATATGggcttcttttaatttgctGACAGGTTGGGCAAGTTCAAG gtttggttggtttggaaTTGACCCAGAAGAGGTGTCAAGACCAATCTTAAATTATATTGGAGCTGGACTTTCACTATTAAG tgCTGTCATATTTCTTGCTATAAAACCTGAGGTCCAGCGTTCTTCATCTTCATTAGAGAGCACACCTTTACTAAGAGAAAGT TCTATTAATGTTTCTGAAGATACCTCTGATGACTTATGGGTGAACAGACTTGCTCCAGCAAAAAAGAGACTCAT agGATGTAGCTTGGCAGTAGTAGCTGGAATACTCTACGGTTCCAGTTTTGTACCAGTACTCTACATCAAGGACCATGGAAGAGCAAATGAGACCATATACACAGGCGCAAGTCAATTTG atttaGATTATGTTTTTGCACACTTCAGTGGGATATTTCTTACAAGTACTGTTTACTTTTTGATCTACTGTGCAGTCAGGAAAAATAAGCCTAATGTTTATCCCCAAGCTATATTGCCAG gGTTTGTTTCTGGTGTGCTTTGGGCAATAGCCAATTGCTGCTGGTTCATAGCCAATCACTATCTCAGTGCTGTCGTCAGCTTTCCAATAATTACTGCA GGTCCCGGCCTTGTTGCTGCGATGTGGGGAGTCCttgtatttaaagaaatcaaG GGCCTGAGAAACTACGCGTTACTCTCCGTAGCATTTTGTATCATTTTGGCTGGATCACTCTCCACAGCTTTTTCTAAAGTTTGA